GTTTCGGCTTTCCCGGTCAAGCCGTGGGATGACGGAGAGAGGAACTGTAGGATGACGGAGGAGGGAATCGCCGGATAGTAAATAAGAGGAAGGATATAACCTAAGGGGAGAAGTTATCAAAGGTTTTGAGTTAACCCCTGGATACTCATAACCCATGTCCTCGGCAATGGCCTGCTAGCGATTATTAAACCCCAATGATGCCCTAGAGACTTGAAGATCTTAGGCACCTCGTGCAACTTCCATACATCATCCGAGATGAAGCGAGTGAATGAATCATGAAATGATATTAATCTGAAAGAGTCAGTTTTAAAGAGATGACGCTGTAAGGAGTAAAGGATAAGTGATGGTCCTCAAGTTTGTTATATAGACTGTTTTCGTCTAAGGATACCTGTTGCATTTTCCAGCCGCGTGCTAGAGCAAAGGAACAAATGCCTCTCTTGCCTCGTGTTTCATGAAGGCGGAGGATGAACCCTTTACCATGATCTAGAGGCTTTATCCATGAAGGGATCAATGAATTACCACCTTCTATGTTGTTGACGATACTTGCCATTGCATCAGAGAGGATAGGTTTTGTAAAAAGATGATCAGCTAAAGCTGCCGGTTGTTCAGAGCGGATAACATTTTGACCTCCCCAAGCTAGAGCAAGTTCAAATGTATGAATTCCAATATCAGAATGATGATGCTGGTAAGAGCGTTTTCTTAATGTTAGGTGTTTATCAGTTGAAGTGATTTTAGCGCTACGCAGCAGACTCGTGTGTAGAGTCCCATCTTGGCAACCAAAACCGTAACGGTCTTTTGCAATGACTGCAAGTCCCTCAGACTCACAATCGTCGGTCACAATAGCCCAGCGGCTAGCGGGCACTTCAAATTGAGCATCGCTCGCAATATCTGTCTGAAGCTGGGCTCTTAAGGTACTACCAAATGGGGCTCCATAGCGAGCGTTCTTACCAGTGTAGTTAGTGGGAAATAGTGTTTTAAGAAGAAGATTCTCATCACGCCAATCCACGACATAGATAATTCTTAGAACAGATTCTAGAGCCGTGATCTTATAGGTGATTTTTACAGAACTTTGCTCGGTCAATGGTTGATCAAAGCTTAATGAGATAGAGTCATTTTCTTGTTGGCAACCTATTAATTTACCCTCTGAGGCGAGAGGCATTTCATTGGCAATAGTATTGCGGTCAATATCCCATGCCTTGAAGGCTGATGGATGATCAGGATAAATGCATAATTGGTTCAAGGAGTTTTTTATAGAAATGGCCTGATCATCAAAATGTAAGGCTACAATCTCACCACAATGATTAAAAGAAGCGCGAACTCTGTCATTTTTAATAGACAATTCATTGATTCGGGTAGGTTTTTCCTTTTTTTCTAGCTCCATGAAGTCAGATATTTTTTGTGAGGCTAATGGAGGTAGGATGCTTTTATATGAGATATCTTCGATAACTCGGCAAACAGTTAATTCATAAGCAAAAGGATTGAGCAAAGAATCTCGCTCCTTAAAAATAGCATGTGACTCTTTTTCCACTTTATTTGATATCTCGTTTAGTTCGGGAATGGCTTCCTCATAGACCTCATGAATACTCGAACCGGGTAGATAGTCATGAAATTGGGCAAAAACTAAGCGCTCCCAATAAGTAGCATTTACCGGGCCCATGTTTTTTAGTGCATGAATTAACTCAAGTATTTGTAAGCAACGTTCTAGATGTCTGTAGGCTTGTTTCAACGCAGCATGTGTTGTGAAAATGCCTCGATGATATTCCAGATAGATCTCGCCATGCCATAGAGGTAATCGATCAGTGATCTTATCCATTCTTTTAAAAAAATCTGCAATACTCCCCCAATGCGCGGATGGAACCCCATGAATATGCTTCAGTCGACGGGCGCGCTCACACATTTTTTCATTGGGTCCACCGCCACCGTCACCATAGCCTACAGGTAGTAGCACTTCAGGATGAATATCAGATTGTTTATGGTAAGAAGTGGCTTCGGCAACTTCATGCACACCCACGGTTGTATTATAACAATTGATAAGAAGACTGTGTAAGACATGAGCTATGATCTCTGTGCCATCATTTCCTCTCCAAATGAAGCTGCTATAGGGAAACTGTGTGGCGTTGCTCCAACCTTGTTTCGTCGTGTAAAAATACTTAGCACCACACTCCTTGGCAATCGCTGGAAAACATCCGCTGAAACCAAATGTATCTGGTAACCAAACAACCTCTGAATGTTTTCCTGTCAGTTTAGCAAACTTCTTTTGTCCGATGAACAAGCATCTGGTCAGAGCTTCCCCGCAAGGCATGTGAGTGTCACTTTCCACTTCCATAGCGCCTAAAGCCTCCCAGCGCTTATCATGGATATATTCTTGAATTTGTTGGTGTAACTCAGTAGAGCGCTTGGCAACCGCATCATAACTAGCCGTTTGGGAATATCCGAAAGTAAACTCTGGGTAACGCCTCATGAGTTCACAGGCATTAGATAAGCTATGGATCGCTTTGAATTCGCCTACGCGCTCCGGCCACAGCCAAACAAGATCTAGATGCGCATGACCAGTGAGAACAACCTGACAGAGAGAATTGTTATGACGAATCTTGTCATATAGTTCAGCTATGAGAGTGTTCGCAGTATTTAGATCACTTAGGTCGAAATAATTTACAACCCGGTCAAGTGTAGAAAAAATGAGGCGAGCTTGAGGGTTTAATCTATCTAGTGGCCTACGATAGCGTGGGGATTTGATTAATTCCTCTTTATCATATCCATCTAAAGTAGCTAAGTAGAGCGCAAGCTCTAAGAGAAGCTCAAAATCGATAGACAGTTGCCATATAGCCTCATGACGTTTTGCTAGATAAGCGCCTTGCAAATGACTGCCTGATTCGGATATATCGGAGGCTCCAGGGACCCAAATCCCAGTTTGTATGCATGAAGATTCGATCACTAATTGATTAAACTGCTGCGGTAGGGGGACAGATAAATGACCGGGATCAAAACCTGCATAGGGTGCTCCATCTATATAAAGAGTTGCCTCAGCTTCATCTTTCCAGAAAAGATGCGAATACTCCTTTAGGTATGCACTTTTGGGCTTGAGTGTGAACCAGCGTTGTTCATACATGCGTCCCCAGTCATGAGGATAAGATTCGATTTTCTTGGCTTTTGAGAAATCGACATCTCGATAAGGCACATGCTTTGAAGTGCTAGGCAAAGCGTCTAGGGGTATCCGTTCAGGCAAGAAACACCAAATAGCCTTTTCTATGCGCGCAGAAGCTTCTTTTAATCTTGGGAGATAAATTTGTAAGTGATGTGTTTTTGGAAAATGCATAGGTTAGATAAAAATCCTCTAGTCATTCTCTTACTATCAGTTGGCTTCAGATTTGTAACTCCTTTTTTGAAAAGAGTGAAAAAGAGCATGTGATAGGCTTCTTACATAAAGTCGTCCATCAAAAAGCCTTGGGAAATACTCTGGGAGGATTTAGAACGCGCGATCAACTTGTAGGCAGGTAAAAATTTACTGCTTCCGCAGGATGTTCGATAGTTAGCTGTCGATTGTGCTTGCTCAAAAGTATGGTTATATTTAGTGATGTTAATGGTAGAAAGACGTCGATTATTATTTTCCTTGAGGAAAGGTATTTGGTCATTATGAAAAAAATCAGTTTATTATATCTATTAGCAATAGCGCCCTTCCTAGCATGCGCAGAAATAAAAACAAAGGAGATATCCTATACGGGTGGTGGTGTTGAGATGAAAGGTTTTCTAGCCTGGGATAACTCATCAGTTGTGGAGCGTCCTGGAATTCTAGTAGTACATGAGTGGTGGGGGCAGAATGAATATGCACGTAAGCGCGCCAAGATGCTGGCTGACCTGGGTTATATCGCTTTGGCAGTCGATATGTATGGTGATGGTAAGACAACGGAGCACCCTAAAGACGCGGGTGCTTTTGCTAGTCAGGCATTAGCCAATATGGATTTAGCAGAAGCTAGATTTAAAGCAGCAATGAAACTTCTTAGTGATCAGCCCCTATGTCATGCAAACAAGATAGGTGCCATCGGCTACTGCTTCGGTGGGAGTGTGGTACTCCATGCAGCGCGAGTAGGTATGGATCTCAAAGGAGTGGTAAGCTTTCATGGCAGTCTCAGTCCTAAGACGTTGGCAACGAAAGATGTAGTGAAAGCAAAAATCTTAGTGTGTAATGGAGCCGATGATGAAATGATATCAAAAGAGTCGATTGCTGCACTGAAGCAAGAGATGGAGGTTGCAGGAGCGGATTTACAATTTGAGAATTATAAGGGCGCCGTTCACTCCTTTACCAATCCCGGAGCGACTGAAATAGGCAAGAAGTTTGGTTTACCCCTAGCTTACAATAAAAAGGCGGATGAGAAATCCTGGGCTGAGATGCAGAAGTTCTTTGATAACATTTTTAAATAAAAATTGATTAATGATCTTGCCGTTTATACAGTAAGTTTTCGAGTAAGCAGGCGAAAAGCAAAGAAGCCAAAAATTAGGGTAAACCCAATCAGCGCTGCAAAGTGCATCAGAGACTCTAGAAAACGAAACTCATTCCATACCGTAGATTGAAGCAAACGCACACCATGGTAAAACGGTGAGATCTGGACAATCGTGCTAAGTATGGGACGGCCATCTAGGGGAAAGAAGACAGCGGAAAGAAAATAGATGGGAGCAATGAGGAATGAATAGACGGTTTGGAATTGATTGATGTTGCGAACAAACGCAGCCGCAAGCAAGCCGATGGCCGCACAGGGTAGAGAGAGAAAGCCTCCAATAAGCGGACACACCAGAATGGCCCACGGGTTGGGCACCAAGCCCATAACCAATAGAACGAGGGTCACTCCCAGTGCCATAATAGAAGCACGAACAAAGACCCACAAAAACTCACCCAGAATGACTTCATTTACTCCAATAGGAGTCGTTAGCATGGCTTTGAATACGGATTCATAGGTCATACGAACATAAAAGCCATAGCTGCATTCAAAAAAGGAGGTAAAAAGAGCGGTCGTAGCAATCATACCGGGCGCCAAATATTGGGCATAGCTATAGCCTCCGATTTCTTGAATGAAAGGAGAGAGTCCCATGCCTAAGGAAATCATGATAAGAGCAGGGTCGGCAAGAGTAGGGGAGATATTGGCCAAGAAATCCTTTCTATAGACTATCCAATTACGAACAACTACGTGCCAAGCTAAACCAAAGGTGATGATCAGATTATTCATTATCCTCTAGTTCCCTTCCAGTCAGTTTTAAGTAGACATCTTCAAGGTTTGAGGGGCGTAGTTGTAGTGCGGTTAGTTTGGTTTTTTGCTGTAAATCAACGAGGTCATCGAATTCAGGGGTACGCACGCAACATTGATCACTCTGATAGTAGAGTTCCCATTGAGGTTCTATAAATTTGCGAAGAGTAGGTTCTGAGTTTTTTTCAAAAAGGCCCACAAATCCTGGAGCAACTTGATGGATCAATTCACGTGGTTGTCCTTGTCCAACGATTTCTCCTTTGTTTAAGATAACGATTCGGTCACAAAGGATCTCTGCCTCATGCATGTAATGAGTGGTGACAAGGACTGTTTTGCCATCATTACGCAAATT
The sequence above is drawn from the Verrucomicrobiota bacterium genome and encodes:
- a CDS encoding glycoside hydrolase family 38 C-terminal domain-containing protein; its protein translation is MHFPKTHHLQIYLPRLKEASARIEKAIWCFLPERIPLDALPSTSKHVPYRDVDFSKAKKIESYPHDWGRMYEQRWFTLKPKSAYLKEYSHLFWKDEAEATLYIDGAPYAGFDPGHLSVPLPQQFNQLVIESSCIQTGIWVPGASDISESGSHLQGAYLAKRHEAIWQLSIDFELLLELALYLATLDGYDKEELIKSPRYRRPLDRLNPQARLIFSTLDRVVNYFDLSDLNTANTLIAELYDKIRHNNSLCQVVLTGHAHLDLVWLWPERVGEFKAIHSLSNACELMRRYPEFTFGYSQTASYDAVAKRSTELHQQIQEYIHDKRWEALGAMEVESDTHMPCGEALTRCLFIGQKKFAKLTGKHSEVVWLPDTFGFSGCFPAIAKECGAKYFYTTKQGWSNATQFPYSSFIWRGNDGTEIIAHVLHSLLINCYNTTVGVHEVAEATSYHKQSDIHPEVLLPVGYGDGGGGPNEKMCERARRLKHIHGVPSAHWGSIADFFKRMDKITDRLPLWHGEIYLEYHRGIFTTHAALKQAYRHLERCLQILELIHALKNMGPVNATYWERLVFAQFHDYLPGSSIHEVYEEAIPELNEISNKVEKESHAIFKERDSLLNPFAYELTVCRVIEDISYKSILPPLASQKISDFMELEKKEKPTRINELSIKNDRVRASFNHCGEIVALHFDDQAISIKNSLNQLCIYPDHPSAFKAWDIDRNTIANEMPLASEGKLIGCQQENDSISLSFDQPLTEQSSVKITYKITALESVLRIIYVVDWRDENLLLKTLFPTNYTGKNARYGAPFGSTLRAQLQTDIASDAQFEVPASRWAIVTDDCESEGLAVIAKDRYGFGCQDGTLHTSLLRSAKITSTDKHLTLRKRSYQHHHSDIGIHTFELALAWGGQNVIRSEQPAALADHLFTKPILSDAMASIVNNIEGGNSLIPSWIKPLDHGKGFILRLHETRGKRGICSFALARGWKMQQVSLDENSLYNKLEDHHLSFTPYSVISLKLTLSD
- a CDS encoding dienelactone hydrolase family protein translates to MKKISLLYLLAIAPFLACAEIKTKEISYTGGGVEMKGFLAWDNSSVVERPGILVVHEWWGQNEYARKRAKMLADLGYIALAVDMYGDGKTTEHPKDAGAFASQALANMDLAEARFKAAMKLLSDQPLCHANKIGAIGYCFGGSVVLHAARVGMDLKGVVSFHGSLSPKTLATKDVVKAKILVCNGADDEMISKESIAALKQEMEVAGADLQFENYKGAVHSFTNPGATEIGKKFGLPLAYNKKADEKSWAEMQKFFDNIFK
- a CDS encoding ABC transporter permease translates to MNNLIITFGLAWHVVVRNWIVYRKDFLANISPTLADPALIMISLGMGLSPFIQEIGGYSYAQYLAPGMIATTALFTSFFECSYGFYVRMTYESVFKAMLTTPIGVNEVILGEFLWVFVRASIMALGVTLVLLVMGLVPNPWAILVCPLIGGFLSLPCAAIGLLAAAFVRNINQFQTVYSFLIAPIYFLSAVFFPLDGRPILSTIVQISPFYHGVRLLQSTVWNEFRFLESLMHFAALIGFTLIFGFFAFRLLTRKLTV